A single genomic interval of Orcinus orca chromosome 19, mOrcOrc1.1, whole genome shotgun sequence harbors:
- the MED24 gene encoding mediator of RNA polymerase II transcription subunit 24 isoform X5 produces the protein MKVVNLKQAILQAWKERWSDYQWAINMKKFFPKGATWDILNLAEALLEQAMIGPSPNPLILSYLKYAISSQMVSYSSVLTAISKFDDFSRDLCVQALLDIMDMFCDRLSCHGKAEECIGLCRALLSALHWLLRCTAASAERLREGLEAGTPAAGEKQLAMCLQRLEKTLSSTKNRALLHIAKLEEASSWTAIEHCLLKLGEILANLSSPQLRSQAEQCGTLIRSIPTMLSVHSEQLHKTGFPTVHAVVLLEGTMNLTGETQPLVEQLMMVKRMQHIPTPLFVLEIWKACFVGLIESPEGTGELKWTAFTFLKIPQVLVKLKKYSHGDKDFTEDVNSAFEFLLKLTPLLDKADQRCNCDCTNFLLQECSKQGLLSEASTNNLMAKRKADREHAPQLKSDENANIQPNPGLILRAEPTVTNILKTMDADHSKSPEGLLGVLGHMLSGKSLDLLLAAAAATGKLKSFARKFINLNEFTTHRSEESSWGSAFSSSTAKAASVRALLFDISFLMLCHVAQTYGSEVILSESNTGGEVFFFETWMQTCMPEEGKILNPDHPCFRPDSTKVESLVALLNNSSEIKLVQMKWHEACLNISAAILEILNAWENGVLAFESIQKITDNIKGKVCSLAVCAVAWLVAHVRMLGLDEREKSLQMIRQLAGPLYSENTLQFYNERVVIMSSILEHMCADVLQQTATQIKFPSTGMDTMPYWNLLPPKRPIKEVLTDIFAKVLEKGWVDSRSIHIFDTLLHMGGVYWFCNNLIKELLKETRKEHTLRAVELLYSIFCLDMQQVTLVLLGHILPGLLTDSSKWHSLMDPPGTALAKLAVWCALSSYSSHKGQASSRQKKRQREDIEDYISLFPLDDMQPSKLMRLLSSNEEDANILSSPTDRSMSSNLSASQLHTVNMRDPLNRVLANLFLLISSILGSRTAGPHTQFAQWFMEGCVDCLEQGGRGSILQFMPFTTVSAAPPGHWPTLQLRAGQHVAGELGVQRPGGRASSSWTSHPPSPC, from the exons ATGAAGGTGGTGAACCTGAAGCAAGCCATTCTGCAAGCTTGGAAGGAGCGATGGAGTGACTACCAGTGGGCAATCAACATGAAGAAATTCTTTCCCAAAGGAGCCACCTGGGACATTCTCAACCTAGCAG AAGCACTACTGGAGCAGGCCATGATTGGACCTTCCCCCAATCCTCTCATCCTGTCCTACCTGAAGTATGCCATTAGTTCCCAG aTGGTGTCCTACTCCTCCGTCCTCACAGCTATCAGTAAG TTTGATGACTTTTCCCGGGACCTGTGTGTCCAGGCTTTGCTGGATATCATGGACATGTTTTGTGACCGACTGAG CTGTCACGGCAAAGCAGAGGAGTGCATCGGGCTGTGCCGGGCCCTTCTCAGCGCCCTCCACTGGCTGCTGCGCTGCACCGCAGCCTCTGCAGAGCGGCTCCGGGAGGGGCTGGAGGCCGGCACCCCAGCGGCTGGTGAGAAGCAGCTTGCCATGTGCCTGCAGCGCCTGGAGAAGACCCTCAGCAGCACCAAGAACCGGGCCCTGCTCCACATCGCCAAACTAGAGGAGGCCT CCTCCTGGACTGCCATCGAGCATTGTCTCTTGAAGCTTGGGGAGATCCTGGCCAATCTCAGCAGCCCCCAGCTCCGGAGCCAGGCTGAGCAGTGTGGCACGCTCATTAGGAG CATCCCCACCATGCTGTCCGTGCACTCTGAGCAGCTGCACAAGACTGGCTTCCCCACGGTCCACGCGGTGGTCCTGCTTGAGGGCACCATGAACCTGACCGGCGAGACACAGCCCCTGGTGGAGCAGCTGATGATGGTGAAACGCATGCAG CACATCCCCACCCCGCTCTTTGTCCTGGAGATCTGGAAAGCCTGCTTCGTGGGCCTCATCGAGTCTCCTGAGGGCACGGGGGAGCTCAAGTGGACAGCTTTCACCTTCCTCAAG ATTCCACAGGTTTTGGTGAAGTTGAAGAAATACTCCCATGGGGACAAG GACTTTACCGAGGATGTCAATTCTGCTTTTGAGTTCCTGCTGAAGCTCACACCCTTGCTGGACAAAGCCGACCAGCGCTGCAA CTGTGACTGTACAAATTTCCTACTCCAAGAATGTAGCAAGCAGGGGCTTCTGTCTGAAGCCAGTACGAACAACCTCATGGCCAAGCG CAAAGCAGACCGGGAGCACGCACCCCAGCTGAAATCAGATGAAAATGCCAACATCCAGCCCAACCCCGGGCTGATCCTCCGCGCGGAGCCCACCGTCACCAACATCCTCAAA ACGATGGATGCAGACCACTCCAAGTCCCCGGAGGGGCTGCTGGGGGTCCTGGGCCACATGCTGTCTGGGAAGAGCCTGGACTTGCTGCTGGCTGCTGCTGCGGCCACTGGGAAGCTTAAGTCCTTTGCCCGGAAATTCATCAA TTTGAATGAATTCACGACGCACCGCAGTGAAGAAAGCA GCTGGGGGTCAGCCTTTTcatcctccacagccaaggcGGCCTCAGTTCGAGCCTTGCTCTTTGACATCTCCTTTCTCATGCTGTGCCACGTGGCCCAGACCTATGGCTCAGAG GTGATCCTGTCCGAGTCAAACACGGGAGGAGAGGTGTTCTTCTTTGAGACCTGGATGCAGACCTGCATGCCCGAGGAGGGAAAAATCCTGAACCCTGACCACCCCTGCTTCCGGCCTGACTCCACCAAAGTGGAGTCCCTGGTGGCTCTGCTCAACAATTCCTCGGAGATAAAGCTGGT GCAGATGAAGTGGCATGAAGCCTGTCTCAACATTTCGGCGGCCATCTTGGAAATCCTCAATGCCTGGGAGAATGGGGTGCTGGCCTTTGAGTCCATCCAG aaaATCACCGATAATATCAAGGGGAAGGTGTGCAGCCTGGCAGTGTGTGCTGTGGCCTGGCTTGTGGCCCACGTGCGGATGCTGGGGCTGGACGAGCGTGAGAAGTCGCTGCAGATGATCCGCCAGCTGGCAGGGCCGCTGTACAGCGAGAACACCCTGCAGTTCTACAACGAGAG gGTGGTGATCATGAGCTCCATCCTGGAGCATATGTGTGCGGACGTGCTGCAGCAGACGGCCACACAGATCAAGTTCCCATCCACGGGCATGGACACCATGCCCTACTGGAACCTGCTGCCCCCCAAGCGACCCATCAAGGAGGTGCTGACGGACATATTTGCTAAGGTGCTGGAGAAGGGATGGGTGGACAGTCGCTCCATCCACATCTTTGACACCCTGCTGCACATGGGAGGCGTCTACTGGTTCTGCAACAACCTGATTAAG GAGCTGTTGAAGGAGACGCGGAAGGAGCACACGCTGCGGGCGGTGGAGCTGCTCTACTCCATCTTCTGTCTGGACATGCAGCAAGTGACCCTGGTCCTGCTGGGCCACATCCTGCCTGGTCTCCTCACCGACTCCTCCAAGTGGCACAGCCTCATGGACCCCCCTGGCACCGCTCTCGCCAA GCTGGCCGTCTGGTGTGCCCTGAGTTCCTACTCTTCCCACAAGGGGCAGGCGTCCTCCCGCCAAAAGAAGAGACAGCGCGAAGACATCGAG GATTACATCAGCCTCTTCCCCTTGGATGACATGCAGCCCTCGAAGCTGATGCGACTGCTGAGCTCCAATGAGGAAGATGCAAATATCCTTTCGAGTCCCA CGGACCGGTCCATGAGCAGCAACCTGTCAGCCTCCCAGCTTCACACGGTTAACATGAGAGACCCGCTGAACCGAGTCCTGG CCAACCTGTTCCTGCTCATCTCCTCCATCCTGGGCTCTCGGACCGCCGGCCCCCACACGCAGTTTGCGCAGTGGTTCATGGAGGGCTGCGTGGACTGCCTGGAACAGGGCGGCCGAGGCAGCATCCTGCAGTTCATGCCCTTTACCACCGTGAGTGCCGCACCCCCGGGCCACTGGCCCACCCTCCAGCTCAGAGCGGGTCAGCACGTCGCAGGAGAGCTTGGGGTCCAGCGGCCAGGAGGGAGGGCTTCTTCCTCCTGGACGTCACACCCACCATCACCTTGCTGA
- the MED24 gene encoding mediator of RNA polymerase II transcription subunit 24 isoform X6 — protein MKVVNLKQAILQAWKERWSDYQWAINMKKFFPKGATWDILNLAEALLEQAMIGPSPNPLILSYLKYAISSQMVSYSSVLTAISKFDDFSRDLCVQALLDIMDMFCDRLSCHGKAEECIGLCRALLSALHWLLRCTAASAERLREGLEAGTPAAGEKQLAMCLQRLEKTLSSTKNRALLHIAKLEEASSWTAIEHCLLKLGEILANLSSPQLRSQAEQCGTLIRSIPTMLSVHSEQLHKTGFPTVHAVVLLEGTMNLTGETQPLVEQLMMVKRMQHIPTPLFVLEIWKACFVGLIESPEGTGELKWTAFTFLKIPQVLVKLKKYSHGDKDFTEDVNSAFEFLLKLTPLLDKADQRCNCDCTNFLLQECSKQGLLSEASTNNLMAKRKADREHAPQLKSDENANIQPNPGLILRAEPTVTNILKTMDADHSKSPEGLLGVLGHMLSGKSLDLLLAAAAATGKLKSFARKFINLNEFTTHRSEESTKAASVRALLFDISFLMLCHVAQTYGSEVILSESNTGGEVFFFETWMQTCMPEEGKILNPDHPCFRPDSTKVESLVALLNNSSEIKLVQMKWHEACLNISAAILEILNAWENGVLAFESIQKITDNIKGKVCSLAVCAVAWLVAHVRMLGLDEREKSLQMIRQLAGPLYSENTLQFYNERVVIMSSILEHMCADVLQQTATQIKFPSTGMDTMPYWNLLPPKRPIKEVLTDIFAKVLEKGWVDSRSIHIFDTLLHMGGVYWFCNNLIKELLKETRKEHTLRAVELLYSIFCLDMQQVTLVLLGHILPGLLTDSSKWHSLMDPPGTALAKLAVWCALSSYSSHKGQASSRQKKRQREDIEDYISLFPLDDMQPSKLMRLLSSNEEDANILSSPTDRSMSSNLSASQLHTVNMRDPLNRVLANLFLLISSILGSRTAGPHTQFAQWFMEGCVDCLEQGGRGSILQFMPFTTVSAAPPGHWPTLQLRAGQHVAGELGVQRPGGRASSSWTSHPPSPC, from the exons ATGAAGGTGGTGAACCTGAAGCAAGCCATTCTGCAAGCTTGGAAGGAGCGATGGAGTGACTACCAGTGGGCAATCAACATGAAGAAATTCTTTCCCAAAGGAGCCACCTGGGACATTCTCAACCTAGCAG AAGCACTACTGGAGCAGGCCATGATTGGACCTTCCCCCAATCCTCTCATCCTGTCCTACCTGAAGTATGCCATTAGTTCCCAG aTGGTGTCCTACTCCTCCGTCCTCACAGCTATCAGTAAG TTTGATGACTTTTCCCGGGACCTGTGTGTCCAGGCTTTGCTGGATATCATGGACATGTTTTGTGACCGACTGAG CTGTCACGGCAAAGCAGAGGAGTGCATCGGGCTGTGCCGGGCCCTTCTCAGCGCCCTCCACTGGCTGCTGCGCTGCACCGCAGCCTCTGCAGAGCGGCTCCGGGAGGGGCTGGAGGCCGGCACCCCAGCGGCTGGTGAGAAGCAGCTTGCCATGTGCCTGCAGCGCCTGGAGAAGACCCTCAGCAGCACCAAGAACCGGGCCCTGCTCCACATCGCCAAACTAGAGGAGGCCT CCTCCTGGACTGCCATCGAGCATTGTCTCTTGAAGCTTGGGGAGATCCTGGCCAATCTCAGCAGCCCCCAGCTCCGGAGCCAGGCTGAGCAGTGTGGCACGCTCATTAGGAG CATCCCCACCATGCTGTCCGTGCACTCTGAGCAGCTGCACAAGACTGGCTTCCCCACGGTCCACGCGGTGGTCCTGCTTGAGGGCACCATGAACCTGACCGGCGAGACACAGCCCCTGGTGGAGCAGCTGATGATGGTGAAACGCATGCAG CACATCCCCACCCCGCTCTTTGTCCTGGAGATCTGGAAAGCCTGCTTCGTGGGCCTCATCGAGTCTCCTGAGGGCACGGGGGAGCTCAAGTGGACAGCTTTCACCTTCCTCAAG ATTCCACAGGTTTTGGTGAAGTTGAAGAAATACTCCCATGGGGACAAG GACTTTACCGAGGATGTCAATTCTGCTTTTGAGTTCCTGCTGAAGCTCACACCCTTGCTGGACAAAGCCGACCAGCGCTGCAA CTGTGACTGTACAAATTTCCTACTCCAAGAATGTAGCAAGCAGGGGCTTCTGTCTGAAGCCAGTACGAACAACCTCATGGCCAAGCG CAAAGCAGACCGGGAGCACGCACCCCAGCTGAAATCAGATGAAAATGCCAACATCCAGCCCAACCCCGGGCTGATCCTCCGCGCGGAGCCCACCGTCACCAACATCCTCAAA ACGATGGATGCAGACCACTCCAAGTCCCCGGAGGGGCTGCTGGGGGTCCTGGGCCACATGCTGTCTGGGAAGAGCCTGGACTTGCTGCTGGCTGCTGCTGCGGCCACTGGGAAGCTTAAGTCCTTTGCCCGGAAATTCATCAA TTTGAATGAATTCACGACGCACCGCAGTGAAGAAAGCA ccaaggcGGCCTCAGTTCGAGCCTTGCTCTTTGACATCTCCTTTCTCATGCTGTGCCACGTGGCCCAGACCTATGGCTCAGAG GTGATCCTGTCCGAGTCAAACACGGGAGGAGAGGTGTTCTTCTTTGAGACCTGGATGCAGACCTGCATGCCCGAGGAGGGAAAAATCCTGAACCCTGACCACCCCTGCTTCCGGCCTGACTCCACCAAAGTGGAGTCCCTGGTGGCTCTGCTCAACAATTCCTCGGAGATAAAGCTGGT GCAGATGAAGTGGCATGAAGCCTGTCTCAACATTTCGGCGGCCATCTTGGAAATCCTCAATGCCTGGGAGAATGGGGTGCTGGCCTTTGAGTCCATCCAG aaaATCACCGATAATATCAAGGGGAAGGTGTGCAGCCTGGCAGTGTGTGCTGTGGCCTGGCTTGTGGCCCACGTGCGGATGCTGGGGCTGGACGAGCGTGAGAAGTCGCTGCAGATGATCCGCCAGCTGGCAGGGCCGCTGTACAGCGAGAACACCCTGCAGTTCTACAACGAGAG gGTGGTGATCATGAGCTCCATCCTGGAGCATATGTGTGCGGACGTGCTGCAGCAGACGGCCACACAGATCAAGTTCCCATCCACGGGCATGGACACCATGCCCTACTGGAACCTGCTGCCCCCCAAGCGACCCATCAAGGAGGTGCTGACGGACATATTTGCTAAGGTGCTGGAGAAGGGATGGGTGGACAGTCGCTCCATCCACATCTTTGACACCCTGCTGCACATGGGAGGCGTCTACTGGTTCTGCAACAACCTGATTAAG GAGCTGTTGAAGGAGACGCGGAAGGAGCACACGCTGCGGGCGGTGGAGCTGCTCTACTCCATCTTCTGTCTGGACATGCAGCAAGTGACCCTGGTCCTGCTGGGCCACATCCTGCCTGGTCTCCTCACCGACTCCTCCAAGTGGCACAGCCTCATGGACCCCCCTGGCACCGCTCTCGCCAA GCTGGCCGTCTGGTGTGCCCTGAGTTCCTACTCTTCCCACAAGGGGCAGGCGTCCTCCCGCCAAAAGAAGAGACAGCGCGAAGACATCGAG GATTACATCAGCCTCTTCCCCTTGGATGACATGCAGCCCTCGAAGCTGATGCGACTGCTGAGCTCCAATGAGGAAGATGCAAATATCCTTTCGAGTCCCA CGGACCGGTCCATGAGCAGCAACCTGTCAGCCTCCCAGCTTCACACGGTTAACATGAGAGACCCGCTGAACCGAGTCCTGG CCAACCTGTTCCTGCTCATCTCCTCCATCCTGGGCTCTCGGACCGCCGGCCCCCACACGCAGTTTGCGCAGTGGTTCATGGAGGGCTGCGTGGACTGCCTGGAACAGGGCGGCCGAGGCAGCATCCTGCAGTTCATGCCCTTTACCACCGTGAGTGCCGCACCCCCGGGCCACTGGCCCACCCTCCAGCTCAGAGCGGGTCAGCACGTCGCAGGAGAGCTTGGGGTCCAGCGGCCAGGAGGGAGGGCTTCTTCCTCCTGGACGTCACACCCACCATCACCTTGCTGA
- the MED24 gene encoding mediator of RNA polymerase II transcription subunit 24 isoform X4: protein MKVVNLKQAILQAWKERWSDYQWAINMKKFFPKGATWDILNLAEALLEQAMIGPSPNPLILSYLKYAISSQMVSYSSVLTAISKFDDFSRDLCVQALLDIMDMFCDRLSCHGKAEECIGLCRALLSALHWLLRCTAASAERLREGLEAGTPAAGEKQLAMCLQRLEKTLSSTKNRALLHIAKLEEASLHTSQGLGQGGTRANQPTASWTAIEHCLLKLGEILANLSSPQLRSQAEQCGTLIRSIPTMLSVHSEQLHKTGFPTVHAVVLLEGTMNLTGETQPLVEQLMMVKRMQHIPTPLFVLEIWKACFVGLIESPEGTGELKWTAFTFLKIPQVLVKLKKYSHGDKDFTEDVNSAFEFLLKLTPLLDKADQRCNCDCTNFLLQECSKQGLLSEASTNNLMAKRKADREHAPQLKSDENANIQPNPGLILRAEPTVTNILKTMDADHSKSPEGLLGVLGHMLSGKSLDLLLAAAAATGKLKSFARKFINLNEFTTHRSEESTKAASVRALLFDISFLMLCHVAQTYGSEVILSESNTGGEVFFFETWMQTCMPEEGKILNPDHPCFRPDSTKVESLVALLNNSSEIKLVQMKWHEACLNISAAILEILNAWENGVLAFESIQKITDNIKGKVCSLAVCAVAWLVAHVRMLGLDEREKSLQMIRQLAGPLYSENTLQFYNERVVIMSSILEHMCADVLQQTATQIKFPSTGMDTMPYWNLLPPKRPIKEVLTDIFAKVLEKGWVDSRSIHIFDTLLHMGGVYWFCNNLIKELLKETRKEHTLRAVELLYSIFCLDMQQVTLVLLGHILPGLLTDSSKWHSLMDPPGTALAKLAVWCALSSYSSHKGQASSRQKKRQREDIEDYISLFPLDDMQPSKLMRLLSSNEEDANILSSPTDRSMSSNLSASQLHTVNMRDPLNRVLANLFLLISSILGSRTAGPHTQFAQWFMEGCVDCLEQGGRGSILQFMPFTTVSELVKVSAMSSPKVVLAITDLSLPLGRQVAAKAIAAL from the exons ATGAAGGTGGTGAACCTGAAGCAAGCCATTCTGCAAGCTTGGAAGGAGCGATGGAGTGACTACCAGTGGGCAATCAACATGAAGAAATTCTTTCCCAAAGGAGCCACCTGGGACATTCTCAACCTAGCAG AAGCACTACTGGAGCAGGCCATGATTGGACCTTCCCCCAATCCTCTCATCCTGTCCTACCTGAAGTATGCCATTAGTTCCCAG aTGGTGTCCTACTCCTCCGTCCTCACAGCTATCAGTAAG TTTGATGACTTTTCCCGGGACCTGTGTGTCCAGGCTTTGCTGGATATCATGGACATGTTTTGTGACCGACTGAG CTGTCACGGCAAAGCAGAGGAGTGCATCGGGCTGTGCCGGGCCCTTCTCAGCGCCCTCCACTGGCTGCTGCGCTGCACCGCAGCCTCTGCAGAGCGGCTCCGGGAGGGGCTGGAGGCCGGCACCCCAGCGGCTGGTGAGAAGCAGCTTGCCATGTGCCTGCAGCGCCTGGAGAAGACCCTCAGCAGCACCAAGAACCGGGCCCTGCTCCACATCGCCAAACTAGAGGAGGCCT CATTGCATACATCCCAGGGACTTGGGCAGGGTGGCACCCGAGCCAATCAACCAacag CCTCCTGGACTGCCATCGAGCATTGTCTCTTGAAGCTTGGGGAGATCCTGGCCAATCTCAGCAGCCCCCAGCTCCGGAGCCAGGCTGAGCAGTGTGGCACGCTCATTAGGAG CATCCCCACCATGCTGTCCGTGCACTCTGAGCAGCTGCACAAGACTGGCTTCCCCACGGTCCACGCGGTGGTCCTGCTTGAGGGCACCATGAACCTGACCGGCGAGACACAGCCCCTGGTGGAGCAGCTGATGATGGTGAAACGCATGCAG CACATCCCCACCCCGCTCTTTGTCCTGGAGATCTGGAAAGCCTGCTTCGTGGGCCTCATCGAGTCTCCTGAGGGCACGGGGGAGCTCAAGTGGACAGCTTTCACCTTCCTCAAG ATTCCACAGGTTTTGGTGAAGTTGAAGAAATACTCCCATGGGGACAAG GACTTTACCGAGGATGTCAATTCTGCTTTTGAGTTCCTGCTGAAGCTCACACCCTTGCTGGACAAAGCCGACCAGCGCTGCAA CTGTGACTGTACAAATTTCCTACTCCAAGAATGTAGCAAGCAGGGGCTTCTGTCTGAAGCCAGTACGAACAACCTCATGGCCAAGCG CAAAGCAGACCGGGAGCACGCACCCCAGCTGAAATCAGATGAAAATGCCAACATCCAGCCCAACCCCGGGCTGATCCTCCGCGCGGAGCCCACCGTCACCAACATCCTCAAA ACGATGGATGCAGACCACTCCAAGTCCCCGGAGGGGCTGCTGGGGGTCCTGGGCCACATGCTGTCTGGGAAGAGCCTGGACTTGCTGCTGGCTGCTGCTGCGGCCACTGGGAAGCTTAAGTCCTTTGCCCGGAAATTCATCAA TTTGAATGAATTCACGACGCACCGCAGTGAAGAAAGCA ccaaggcGGCCTCAGTTCGAGCCTTGCTCTTTGACATCTCCTTTCTCATGCTGTGCCACGTGGCCCAGACCTATGGCTCAGAG GTGATCCTGTCCGAGTCAAACACGGGAGGAGAGGTGTTCTTCTTTGAGACCTGGATGCAGACCTGCATGCCCGAGGAGGGAAAAATCCTGAACCCTGACCACCCCTGCTTCCGGCCTGACTCCACCAAAGTGGAGTCCCTGGTGGCTCTGCTCAACAATTCCTCGGAGATAAAGCTGGT GCAGATGAAGTGGCATGAAGCCTGTCTCAACATTTCGGCGGCCATCTTGGAAATCCTCAATGCCTGGGAGAATGGGGTGCTGGCCTTTGAGTCCATCCAG aaaATCACCGATAATATCAAGGGGAAGGTGTGCAGCCTGGCAGTGTGTGCTGTGGCCTGGCTTGTGGCCCACGTGCGGATGCTGGGGCTGGACGAGCGTGAGAAGTCGCTGCAGATGATCCGCCAGCTGGCAGGGCCGCTGTACAGCGAGAACACCCTGCAGTTCTACAACGAGAG gGTGGTGATCATGAGCTCCATCCTGGAGCATATGTGTGCGGACGTGCTGCAGCAGACGGCCACACAGATCAAGTTCCCATCCACGGGCATGGACACCATGCCCTACTGGAACCTGCTGCCCCCCAAGCGACCCATCAAGGAGGTGCTGACGGACATATTTGCTAAGGTGCTGGAGAAGGGATGGGTGGACAGTCGCTCCATCCACATCTTTGACACCCTGCTGCACATGGGAGGCGTCTACTGGTTCTGCAACAACCTGATTAAG GAGCTGTTGAAGGAGACGCGGAAGGAGCACACGCTGCGGGCGGTGGAGCTGCTCTACTCCATCTTCTGTCTGGACATGCAGCAAGTGACCCTGGTCCTGCTGGGCCACATCCTGCCTGGTCTCCTCACCGACTCCTCCAAGTGGCACAGCCTCATGGACCCCCCTGGCACCGCTCTCGCCAA GCTGGCCGTCTGGTGTGCCCTGAGTTCCTACTCTTCCCACAAGGGGCAGGCGTCCTCCCGCCAAAAGAAGAGACAGCGCGAAGACATCGAG GATTACATCAGCCTCTTCCCCTTGGATGACATGCAGCCCTCGAAGCTGATGCGACTGCTGAGCTCCAATGAGGAAGATGCAAATATCCTTTCGAGTCCCA CGGACCGGTCCATGAGCAGCAACCTGTCAGCCTCCCAGCTTCACACGGTTAACATGAGAGACCCGCTGAACCGAGTCCTGG CCAACCTGTTCCTGCTCATCTCCTCCATCCTGGGCTCTCGGACCGCCGGCCCCCACACGCAGTTTGCGCAGTGGTTCATGGAGGGCTGCGTGGACTGCCTGGAACAGGGCGGCCGAGGCAGCATCCTGCAGTTCATGCCCTTTACCACC GTATCGGAACTGGTGAAGGTGTCAGCCATGTCCAGCCCCAAGGTGGTTCTGGCCATCACGGACCTCAGCCTGCCCCTGGGCCGCCAGGTGGCCGCCAAAGCCATTGCCGCCCTCTGA